In the Helicoverpa armigera isolate CAAS_96S chromosome 15, ASM3070526v1, whole genome shotgun sequence genome, one interval contains:
- the LOC110382254 gene encoding uncharacterized protein LOC110382254 isoform X2, which yields MKLLVCVSVLGLMLQQFNCAPLTDYEGNEGNRGYEMENSSTNSWNYGLGGRFNVGVEGGWKDGQGFLGTKNDVGLDVYGRTTTGNRKYWNPMPSNQGWNSPWHGSNVPQYGQGYQYGPSSGPQYGPPPASQYGPQYGPATQYGPPPASPYGSPSSQYGPPQGPQYGPPQRPENGPQGASQNGPPPGSKNGPSGPGPQ from the exons ATGAAGTTACTC gTTTGTGTTTCTGTGCTAGGGCTGATGTTGCAGCAGTTTAACT gcGCACCGTTGACGGACTATGAAGGAAACGAAGGAAACCGAGGATATGAAATGGAAAACAGTTCTACAAACAGTTGGAATTACGGCTTAGGAGGACGTTTCAATGTCGGAGTGGAAGGAGGTTGGAAAGACGGACAAGGATTCCTTGGAACCAAAAACGATGTGGGATTGGACGTCTACGGCAGAACAACTACGGGTAACAGGAAATATTGGAATCCTATGCCTTCTAATCAAGGGTGGAACAGCCCTTGGCATGGATCTAATGTTCCACAGTATGGCCAAGGATATCAGTATGGCCCATCATCTG GACCTCAGTATGGCCCACCGCCTGCATCTCAGTATGGGCCTCAATATGGCCCAGCTACTCAATATGGCCCACCACCTGCTTCTCCATATGGCTCACCGTCTTCTCAATACGGGCCACCTCAAGGACCGCAATATGGGCCACCACAACGTCCCGAAAATGGTCCACAAGGCGCATCACAGAACGGGCCACCACCTGGTTCAAAAAATGGACCCTCTGGACCTGGTCCCCAGTAA
- the LOC110382253 gene encoding uncharacterized protein LOC110382253 — protein MNFLVCFSIIVLLHECLCSPCKTYTEETLLEDPSVIDFFWDPINETVDEASRDNLDNPRDKSEPNFLDETVLEDFLEKFLKETLEEPVDNLDNPRDKSEPNFLDETLLEDPLVKFIWDTVEKPVDNVSGDNLDKSVDKSVPTSHKSLENPVVKSFQDTFGEASVNHTDKDKSLEKSGPNSNKFLEDELDTVFRNGFKEPIDKASGDNLDKTVHKSVPNFTPLIKYIVDTIQECVDSVVRDNLDKSVDKSVPNSDNPLEDPVVKAFLDTDEEVPGDHSDKDKSLNKSGLNSNESLEDALVTHYQNTFKVQCKVSGDKTDRPVDKSVPNFLDEPLRKTSHDKTLLDIFDEPLDTVLRDNLRKKVHKLVLNDVLSDPLDKFSRGS, from the coding sequence GTTCGCCATGCAAAACATATACAGAAGAGACCTTATTAGAAGATCCGTcagtgatagattttttttgggaTCCTATCAATGAAACTGTTGATGAGGCCTCAAGAGATAACTTAGACAATCCCAGAGATAAGTCAGAACCAAATTTCTTAGATGAGACTGTATTAGAAGATTTTTTAGAGAAATTCCTCAAGGAAACTCTTGAAGAGCCTGTAGATAACTTAGACAATCCCAGAGATAAGTCAGAACCAAATTTCTTAGATGAGACTTTATTAGAAGATCCGTTAGTTAAATTCATCTGGGATACTGTTGAAAAGCCTGTAGATAATGTTTCAGGAGATAACTTAGACAAATCCGTAGATAAGTCAGTACCAACGTCACATAAGAGCTTAGAAAACCCGGTTGTTAAATCATTTCAGGATACTTTTGGAGAGGCCTCAGTAAATCATACCGATAAGGATAAATCACTAGAAAAATCTGGGCCAAACTCAAATAAGTTCTTAGAAGATGAGCTTGATACAGTCTTCCGAAATGGTTTTAAAGAACCCATAGACAAAGCCTCAGGAGATAACTTAGATAAAACCGTGCATAAGTCAGTACCAAATTTCACtccattaattaaatatatcgtGGATACTATTCAAGAGTGTGTAGATAGTGTTGTAAGAGATAACTTAGACAAATCCGTAGATAAGTCAGTACCAAACTCAGATAACCCCTTAGAAGACCCGGTTGTCAAAGCATTCCTAGATACTGATGAAGAGGTCCCAGGAGACCACTCAGATAAGGATAAATCACTGAATAAATCGGGGCTAAACTCAAATGAATCCTTAGAAGATGCGCTTGTCACACACTACCAAAATACTTTTAAAGTGCAATGCAAAGTCTCAGGAGATAAGACAGACAGACCAGTGGATAAATCGGTACCGAATTTCTTGGATGAGCCTTTAAGAAAAACGTCTCACGATAAGACCCTTCTAGATATTTTTGATGAGCCTTTAGACACGGTTTTAAGAGATAATCTACGCAAAAAAGTGCATAAACTGGTACTTAATGATGTGTTAAGTGATCCTCTAGACAAGTTCTCAAGAGGTAGTTAG
- the LOC110382258 gene encoding uncharacterized protein LOC110382258 — translation MKCLACCVLLLVILQRYQSNASEAFWRKIFGIPEPEYQQPIYVPIPMQGAPPPSINFMNSMQNPFQAQNSFQARNPFQAQNPFQAQNPFQSRNPYQFQYPFPSPQSPYRFQ, via the exons ATGAAGTGTTTG GCTTGCTGTGTCCTGTTGCTGGTGATTTTGCAGAGATATCAAA gCAACGCGAGCGAAGCTTTctggagaaaaatatttggaataccaGAACCAGAATACCAGCAACCAATATACGTACCAATACCAATGCAGGGTGCTCCACCACCATCAATTAACTTCATGAATTCTATGCAAAATCCGTTTCAGGCACAAAATTCGTTTCAGGCACGGAATCCGTTCCAGGCACAGAATCCGTTCCAGGCACAGAATCCGTTCCAGTCACGGAATCCGTATCAGTTTCAATATCCATTCCCTTCTCCCCAGAGTCCTTACCGTTTCCAATAA
- the LOC110382254 gene encoding proline-rich proteoglycan 2 isoform X1 translates to MKLLVCVSVLGLMLQQFNCAPLTDYEGNEGNRGYEMENSSTNSWNYGLGGRFNVGVEGGWKDGQGFLGTKNDVGLDVYGRTTTGNRKYWNPMPSNQGWNSPWHGSNVPQYGQGYQYGPSSGSYYGPPSGPQYGPPSGPQYGPPPASQYGPQYGPATQYGPPPASPYGSPSSQYGPPQGPQYGPPQRPENGPQGASQNGPPPGSKNGPSGPGPQ, encoded by the exons ATGAAGTTACTC gTTTGTGTTTCTGTGCTAGGGCTGATGTTGCAGCAGTTTAACT gcGCACCGTTGACGGACTATGAAGGAAACGAAGGAAACCGAGGATATGAAATGGAAAACAGTTCTACAAACAGTTGGAATTACGGCTTAGGAGGACGTTTCAATGTCGGAGTGGAAGGAGGTTGGAAAGACGGACAAGGATTCCTTGGAACCAAAAACGATGTGGGATTGGACGTCTACGGCAGAACAACTACGGGTAACAGGAAATATTGGAATCCTATGCCTTCTAATCAAGGGTGGAACAGCCCTTGGCATGGATCTAATGTTCCACAGTATGGCCAAGGATATCAGTATGGCCCATCATCTGGTTCTTATTATGGCCCACCATCAGGTCCTCAGTATGGCCCACCATCAGGACCTCAGTATGGCCCACCGCCTGCATCTCAGTATGGGCCTCAATATGGCCCAGCTACTCAATATGGCCCACCACCTGCTTCTCCATATGGCTCACCGTCTTCTCAATACGGGCCACCTCAAGGACCGCAATATGGGCCACCACAACGTCCCGAAAATGGTCCACAAGGCGCATCACAGAACGGGCCACCACCTGGTTCAAAAAATGGACCCTCTGGACCTGGTCCCCAGTAA